The window CACGATCCAGATCCTGTGCCGCCGTTCGAAGAACAATCCGCTCTATGTGGGCGATCCCGGCGTCGGCAAGACCGCGATCGCCGAAGGTCTCGCGCGCAAGATCGTCGAGGGCGAAGTGCCCGAGGTATTGCTGCCTGCGGTCATCTACTCGCTCGACATGGGCGCGCTGCTGGCCGGCACCCGCTATCGCGGTGACTTCGAGGAGCGGCTGAAGCAGGTCGTGACCGAGCTGGAGAAGCTGCCCCACGCGGTGCTGTTCATCGACGAGATCCACACCGTGATCGGCGCTGGCGCCACCAGCGGCGGCGCGATGGATGCGTCGAACCTGCTGAAGCCGGCCCTGTCGGGCGGGTCGATCCGCTGCATCGGCAGCACGACCTACAAGGAGTTCCGCAACCACTTCGAAAAGGATCGCGCGCTGCTGCGTCGCTTCCAGAAGATCGACGTCAACGAGCCGACGGTCGAGGATGCGATCAAGATCCTGACCGGGCTGAGGTCCGCCTTCGAGGAGCATCACCACGTCAAGTACACGCCGGACGCCATCAAGGCGGCGGTGGAGCTGTCGTCGCGCTACATCAACGACCGCAAGCTGCCCGACAAGGCGATCGACGTGATCGACGAGGTCGGCGCGATGCAAATGCTGGTGGTCCCCACCAAGCGCAAGAAGGTGATCACGCCCAAGGAAATCGAGGCCGTGATCGCGACGATGGCGCGCATCCCCCCGAAGACCGTGTCGACCGACGACAAGAAGTCGCTGGCCACGCTCGAAACCGATCTCAAGCGGGTCGTGTTCGGGCAGGACAAGGCGATCGAGGTGCTGTCCTCGGCGATCAAGCTGAGCCGTGCCGGCCTGCGCGATCCCGACAAGCCGATCGGCAACTATCTCTTCTCCGGCCCCACCGGCGTCGGCAAGACCGAGGTGGCTCGCCAGCTGTCGAACATCATGGGCATCCCGCTCCAGCGGTTCGACATGTCCGAATATATGGAGCGTCACTCGGTCAGCCGGCTGATCGGCGCCCCTCCGGGCTATGTCGGCTATGATCAGGGCGGTCTGCTGACCGATGCGATCGACCAGCAGCCGCATTGCGTCCTGCTGCTCGACGAAATCGAGAAGGCGCATCCCGATCTGTTCAACATCCTGCTGCAGGTGATGGACAACGGGAAGCTGACCGATCACCACGGCAAGACGGTCGATTTCCGCAACGTCATCCTGATCATGACGACCAATGCCGGCGCCGCCGACATGGCGCGGGAAAGCATCGGCTTCGGCGCGATGACCCGCGAGGATGTGCAGGAAGATGCGGTGAAGAAGCTCTTCACCCCGGAATTCCGCAACCGCCTCGATGCGATCGTGCCCTTCAACTACCTGCCTACCGAGGTCGTGAACCGCGTCGTCGAAAAGTTCATCCTGCAGCTCGAACTGCAGCTGGCCGATCGCGACGTCCACATCTCGCTCGACGAGGAAGCGAAGAACTGGCTCACCGCCAAGGGCTATGACAAGCTCTACGGCGCGCGCCCGATGGGCCGCCTGATCCAGGAGAAGGTGAAGCAGCCGCTGGCCGAGGAGCTGCTGTTCGGCAAGCTCGTCCACGGCGGCGAGGTGAAGGTGAAGCTGAAGGACGACGCGCTCGCCTTCGAAATCACCCCCGCCGCGCCCAAGCGCCCGAAGAAGAAGCCATCGCCGAAGGTGAAGGCGTAACTTCGTAGCCTTCTAACGAAAGGGCCCGCTTCCGAAAGGAGGCGGGCCTTTTTCTTGCCCACTCGTCATTGCGAGGAGCCGAAGGCGACGTGGCAATCCACTCCAAACTGCGGACTGGATTGCTTCGCTACGCTCGCAATGACGAGTGGGGAGAGAGCGTCAGCCCGCCGTAATCTCCACCACCGGATTGCTCCCGTCCCACGCCTTCGCCGCCGCGATCCCGGCGTCGGCCATTTCGCGCATCCCCTGCCCTATGATGAACTCGGCGAGCAGCCCCGGCTCGCTGTCCGACGCGAGATAGGCGACGCGGGTGGCGGGGTTGGAGGCTTCGAAGACGACCCGCAAGCCATTGCCGCTCGCCTTCGCCACGGCGGCATCGAGATCGTCGACGATATGCGCGGTGTGGTGGATGCCGAGCAGGCGCTTGCCGTCCGCATCGCGATAGGGCGACGGCGTGTCGTTGGTCGCGTCGATCAGCTCGATCTGGACATTGCCCTGATAGGACAGGCCGACGTCGATCGTGACTGTGCCCGCCTGCCCCTTATAGACGCCGTCGAGCGGCACGTTGCGGAACACGGTCCACGGCCCAACGCCGAAACGATCGATCCAGAATTGGATCGACGCATCGAGATTTTCGACCAGATATCCGATCTGATCGATCTGCCCAAAGCCCTGCGGCGACATCGCAAACTCCCGCTATGATTTTGGTCTTCATAGCGGGAGTCGATCGGGTCAGTTCGCGGCAAGTGCCTCTTTCCGAGCGGGCAGAGCCACGCGGCGGTGCGCGCGCAGGATCGATCCCAGCACGACCAGTGCGAAGCCGATCCAGAAGATCGCGATAAACGGGGCATCGTTGCCGGCCGTCATGCGCGCCGCGAAGGTTGCGACCAGCGCGACAGGCGCGCCCCACACCACGCCATCCCATGCGGCGCGCAGACGCGGTTCGTTCATGCCCCGGCGGCGGCGCTTGCCCAGCCAGATATAGGTGCCGGTCGCGCTGATCGCCGACAGGCCCAGCCCGAAGGCCAGATAGGCGATCTTGACCGGCGTGCCCCCGAAGGTGCCGAAGTGGAGCTTGTAGGTCGAGGATGCCGCCTGCTGCCCCAACGCGCCCTCATCCATGCCCGCCGCACCTTCGAAGCGCCCCTGCGCATCGTAATTATAATATTCGCCGAAGATCAGCCGGCGGCGCGGCTCGCCCATCAGCTGGACATGCTGCCCCACCGTCTTCGGATCGTGGATGATAACGAAGGTGGCCGGAATATCGGGGTATCGGCGCGCCAGATCGTCGAAGGCCGCGACCACGTCGGCAATCGGCGCCGGCTTCTTGTCGGGCTTGGCTTCCTCACCGAAGATCGGTTCGTACACCTTCTCGGTCTTGCCGCCATAGCTGGCGGTCGCGATCGCATAGGCGGTGACGGTGCCCAGCGCGATGACGGTGCCGGTCAGCGCGACCGCGATCGTGAACGGCAAGGTCCACACGCTCAGCCGGTTGTGCCAGTCGGCCAACCCGATCCCGCCCGTGTCGCGGGCACGCAGGCGAAAGGCGTCGCGGAAGATACGCGGCAGCGCCACCACGCCCGACAGCGACAATGCGAGCATCATCACGCCCAGAATGCCGACGATCGTCATCCCGATCAGGCCGGGAATGTTGAGCGTATAGTGAAGCGCGAAGAGGAAGTCGGACCACTTCTTCTCCTCCGCCATCGCGATCGATCCGTCCGAATTGATGTGCTGGCTCTGCGTATCGGTGGAGACGGTCGCGCGCGGCATATCGACCGTGGGCAGGCGGACGAACAGGTGGGTCGTGTTCGGCTTGCCCTTCTCGCTCGCCAGCACGGTTTCGATCCCGCGTTGCACGGCCTCAGGGCTGATGCGCGTCATTTCCGGCGCGCCGGGCTGCTCGATCCGCTGGAGATCGGTGTAGAAGGCTAGCACCGCCCCCGTCACCGAGACGAGATAGAGCATCGCGCCCGCCAGCAGGCCGATGGCGGCATGGACCGAGAGCGCGCGTTTGACCGTGCCGGGTTCGATCGCCTTCACAGGGCACCTCCCTGAATCGCGGCAGGCAGTGCGCTGACAAGGCCGATCGCCACCAGCGCCAATTGCCGCCGCCGCCCCGCCATCATCATAAAAAAGGCGAGGAAGGTCCAGGCGAGCGGCATCACGAACAGGCCGATGACATTGGCATCGGCCTCCCCTGCCCCGGCTAGCGCCGCGATCCAGCGCGCGCAGATAGCGAAGCCGGCGGCGGCGAACATGCCCAGCCCGATGACGATCAGGAAGGTCAGGATACGCCGCCCGAGGCCGAGCGGTTCGCCGGCTTCGGGCAGCATCTTCACCCGGCGATTGGACGCCTTCGCCTTGCTGGGGGGCGAGGTCCAGGCGGCCTGCGCCATGATCGCGATCGCCACGATCATGCCGACGAGCACCTCGACCGAAACACCCCACATGCCCGCCGATGTCCAGCCGAGCGCGATCGCCAACGCCCACAGGCTCCAACCGATCGCGTTGAACATCCGCGACCGCTTCGGCAGCGACCAGGCGTAGCGCAGCAGCGCCACACCCCCGATCGCCGCCGCCGCGCCCGCGTAGAGAAGCGAGTCAGCCATTAGAAACGATAGCCAACGGTCGCATAGCCATTGCGCGCCGCACCCACGAAGCAATCGCCGCGCGCCAGGCAGGCCGAATAATAGTCCTTGCCGAACAGGTTGGTCGCGTTGACCGAGAAACGCCAGTTCTGCCAGCGAACCTCGGCATAGGCATCGGCCACCGTATAGCTGGGCGTCACGATACCCGCCGGGAAAGCCGCGCCGTAGGACACGTTCCTGCTGGTGTAACGAACGCCCGCGCCCAGCGTGAACAGCGCATCTTCGGACAGATCGAAACCCTTCGTCGCCCAGGCGGACGCGTTATACTTCGGCACATTTTCCAGCTGCACGCCGGTGCCTTTAATCTGCGCCTTGTTGTAGCTGTAGTTCGCGAGCAGCGTGATCTTGCCCGGCAGCGCGGTGCTGCCTTCGATCTCGAACCCCTTGGTCGTCAGTTCGCCGGCCTGCATCTGATCGAAGGGATCGGCAGTCGACGGATCGTCGATCGGGCGGCCGCTTTCCTTGATGTGGAAGCCGGTGATGGTCAGCAGGGTCGATTTGCCAGGATGCAGCTTCACGCCCGCCTCATATTGGCGGCCGCGCTTGGGCACGAAGAGATTGCCGTCGCTGGCAATGCCCGAAATCGGCTCGAAGCTTTCGGTATAGCTGACGAAGGGCGACAGCCACGACGTGATGTCGCCGATCACGCCCGCGCGAACCGTGGTCGCTTTGTCCTTTTGCCATGCGCCGCCAAAGGAGCGCTGCTTCGTCCAGTCCTGCCGTGCGCCGAGCACGATGGAGACGCGATCGTAGAAGCGGACCTGATCCTGAATGTAGAGGCCGAGCTGGGTCTGCTCGCCATCCTCCAGCGGTCCGGTCGGCTGCGGCAGGCCACCGCCATAATCGGACAAGGCGGCATAGTTGATGTTGTAGATGTCGATGAGTTCGATGTTTCCGCCGGCGATCTTCCGGACGTGGTTCCAGCTATAATCGACGCCCGTCAGCAGGACGTGCTTCACATTCTCACCGGTGTCGAAATCGAAGCGCAGATTGTTGTCGGTGGTGAAGATGTTCATCCGCGCGCGGCTGGCATCCGCAATCAACGCGATCGTGCGTTGCGCGGGATCAAGATAGGGATTGGTCGGGTTCGAATAGCTGTTCGGATAATGGGTGAAATAATCGAGGTCGCTGTCGATATAGCGCGCCTTGAGGCTCAGCTTCACATTGTCACTGAACTCATGGCTGACGATCCCGGTACCCTGCAGCAGGCGGCCGTCATAGCGATCCCAGCCGGGCTTGCCGACGAAGAGGCTGTTCTTCAACTGCCCATTCGGATTGGGCAGGATCGTACCGGCCAGCGGCAGGAACTGCGCGGTCGAGCCACCATCGTCCTCCTGATAGAGGCCAAGCAATGTGACCTTGGTCTTCTCGCCCAGCTCGAAGCTGATCGAGGGGGAGATCATCACTCGGTCGTCGGGCACATTGTCGGTCTGGCTATCGGCATCGCGCACGCGGGCGACGATGCGGCCCGAAATGCCGTTCGTGATCTCACCGGTGACGTCGGCGAGCGCCTCCTTGCGATCGAACGATCCGTAGCGGACCTGGAATTCGCCGCGCATCTCCTTTTCGGGCATCTTGGAGACGAGGTTGAAGATGCCGCCGATCGCCCCCTGCCCGAACAGGACAGAGGCCGGGCCGCGCACCAATTCGACCTGATCGAAATTATACGGATCGGCGCGGATGCTGGCATAATAGCTGAAGATGTCGCGCATGCCGTCGCGGAACTGGAGCGCGCTCACGCCGCGAACGGTGATGCCGTCGGTGCGGCTATCGGGACCGTAGGGGTTGGCGGTCACACCGGCAACGTAACGAAGTGTGTCGTTGATCGACACCGCCCCCTGCGCCTCGAACAGCGTATCGTCGACGATCGTGACCGGCTGCGGCGTCTGGAGAATCGGGGTGTCGGTCTTCGTCGCCGAACCGCTGGCCTGGCGCAGCGCGGTAACCAGAATGTCCGAGTCCACGGCCGCTTCGTCGGCCCAGGCCGGTGCTGCGATCATAGCCGTGCAGCACAGCATCGACAGTCGAAGAGCGTTCATGTGCGATCCCTTTTTTATGAAGGGCATCGCCTTTAATGAGAGTCATTTGCATTCGCAATATGAAACAATATTTCAGGTTTATTGCGCACTGGCAATCGTTTGCCGCAAACCTTTCCGGCGTCAGATCAGTATTTTGTGCGGCATTTCCGGGCGAGATGGACGCCGCGCAGGAAGCCGCGACGGGCATAGCCGGCGTCGATCGCGGCGTTCAGTCGGCGCTGCGCCGGGGCGGCACCGGTCGCTTCGCGGACGAGGCCGCGGAACGGGATCAGCGAGTTGATGACGGTCTGCCCGCCCGCCTCCGCAACCTTGCCGGCGCGGTTTTCCTTCTTCGCAGGCCCCTTGACGAAATCGGGGCCGAGCGCGCCGTTCAGATCGGTGATGGCCTTGGCGATCGTCGTGCAGTTCATGCCCGAGATCGCATAGGGATTGTCGCGCGCGGCCTGCAGCACCGGCGGCACCTTGGTCTTGACCGCACCGACATCGCGACCCGGCTGGCTGGCGATCCGCCCGGCCTTCTTGCCCGCGTCCTGCCAGCCGTTTTGCTCAGATGGGCTCGACGTATTCTGCGCCATCGCCGCGCTTCCCGCGACCAACATCACTGCGCCGAATACACCGAGCCCGATCTTCATTCCTTAGTCCTCTATCATTTGGCGGCGACAGCCTCGATCTCGACCAGCGTCTGCGGGCGGCCGAGGGCTGCGACCTGGACCGTGCTACGCGCGGGCACGTTTGGTTGTTCCGCCGTACCGAAAAACTGCTTGTAGCTTTCGGTCATCCCCTCGCGGTCCATTTTGCCGCCCTTGGCCGGATCGCCGACCAGGAAGACGGTGAGCTTGACGATGTCGCCCATGCCGAGGCCGAGTTCGGCAAGCTGCGCCTTGAGCTTGGTGAGGATGCTCAGCGTCTGCGCCTTGGTGTCGCCGAAGGCGTCGGGCGTGTCGGTGACCTTGGGGTCGATCGGCGATCCGGTCGATCCCGACAGGAAGTAGAGCTTCGTCCCCGCCGGCACCGTGACCGAACCGGCGATCATCGCGTTCGGCGCGGCCTTGCGGGTGACGCCTTCGGCCTGCGCAGCCGACGTGGCGGCCGCGGCGATCAGAAGGCCGGCGACGAGTTTCTTGACGGACATGACGAACAATCTCCCTGGAAAAAGGTGCGCGTCCTCCCACGCGGCCTCTCCGGGCCGTCGGGCGCATAAGGCCCGTCCGTTTCCTGCTGGTCAACTTCCTTCCGCGCCGCGAAGGAAGATAAAGCGTCAGGCCAGCACGGCCTCGCAATTCATCGCCTGTGCCAGGATGCGATGGCGGCGCTCGACCGGCTCGCCGTAGAGCGCGCTGTCGGCGCGATCGAGGCGCAGGGTCACCGAACCGCCCTCGATCGAAATCCGGCTGGCGAGCAGGGCATCGGCCACACCGCCGCTGAGGCGCTGGGCAAGGCGGATCGCGAGGCCCCAGCGCTGCGCGGTCTGCAAATCGCCGGGCGTGCAAAGCTGCGCCACCACCTCGACCGGCGTTTCGCCGCCGAAGCTGACCCACAAGGCATGCGCGATCATCGCGCGCCCACGCGCATCGACGCCCACCCAATTGCCGTGCAGCCCGATGTCGAGCCCGCGTTCGGCCCGGAACTCAGGATGCGCGCGCCAACTCACGTCAGCGAGCAGACAGGCGGCATGGCGATAGCGGACCAGATCGCCGCTCTCCCCTTCGAACAAGGGCGCGATCCAGCGATCGAGCAGATCGCCATGTTCGGGGAAGCGCCCCTGCCGCGCGCCTTCCTCACGCGCCGCAGCGATCAGCGGATCCTGCCCGCGAACCTTCTCGGGCAGCGAATCGTAGAGAAGCCCTTCGCGCAGGCCATAGGCCGAGACGACCAATTCGCTCGATCCCAGCCGCCGCGCGACATGCGACAGGAGGGCGGCGCTTGGCAGCAGCGCCGGCATGCGCGAACCCGACAGTCCGGGCACTTCGCGTAACCGCTTGCGATCGAGGTGCGAAAGGACGCGGACTAGGTGCTGCGCATTGTCGCGCGCCATCCGGTAATGATGGACGATCGGCAGTGGATAGCCGGTCAGGTGCATGTCGACCCGCGCGAGCGAGCGCCACGATCCGCCGACCATATAGAAGGGCAGCCCCTCCCCTTTTCCCTGCCAGCCCGACTCGCTCAACGCCTTGTCGACCTTCTTGCCGATCGCCTGCAGCGTGCTGCCGCCGATGCGCAGCACGCCCAACGGGAAAGAAATCGTGTCGCGCACCGCACCGTCGGCAATGCGGACGA is drawn from Sphingomonas crocodyli and contains these coding sequences:
- a CDS encoding RidA family protein encodes the protein MSVKKLVAGLLIAAAATSAAQAEGVTRKAAPNAMIAGSVTVPAGTKLYFLSGSTGSPIDPKVTDTPDAFGDTKAQTLSILTKLKAQLAELGLGMGDIVKLTVFLVGDPAKGGKMDREGMTESYKQFFGTAEQPNVPARSTVQVAALGRPQTLVEIEAVAAK
- a CDS encoding VOC family protein, which produces MSPQGFGQIDQIGYLVENLDASIQFWIDRFGVGPWTVFRNVPLDGVYKGQAGTVTIDVGLSYQGNVQIELIDATNDTPSPYRDADGKRLLGIHHTAHIVDDLDAAVAKASGNGLRVVFEASNPATRVAYLASDSEPGLLAEFIIGQGMREMADAGIAAAKAWDGSNPVVEITAG
- the clpA gene encoding ATP-dependent Clp protease ATP-binding subunit ClpA translates to MPSFARELEQTLHNALSAASSRRHEYATLEHLLLALIADEHASKVMVACGVDLTELRNAVTQYLDTELDALKVDSESDPNPTSGFQRVVQRAILHVQSSGREEVTGANVLVALFSERESYAVYFLQQQDMSRLDAVSYISHGVGKAGQPTEQREVKGADEEKTQAKADGKKGESALKQFCVDLNEKAKAGKVDPLIGRGPEVDRTIQILCRRSKNNPLYVGDPGVGKTAIAEGLARKIVEGEVPEVLLPAVIYSLDMGALLAGTRYRGDFEERLKQVVTELEKLPHAVLFIDEIHTVIGAGATSGGAMDASNLLKPALSGGSIRCIGSTTYKEFRNHFEKDRALLRRFQKIDVNEPTVEDAIKILTGLRSAFEEHHHVKYTPDAIKAAVELSSRYINDRKLPDKAIDVIDEVGAMQMLVVPTKRKKVITPKEIEAVIATMARIPPKTVSTDDKKSLATLETDLKRVVFGQDKAIEVLSSAIKLSRAGLRDPDKPIGNYLFSGPTGVGKTEVARQLSNIMGIPLQRFDMSEYMERHSVSRLIGAPPGYVGYDQGGLLTDAIDQQPHCVLLLDEIEKAHPDLFNILLQVMDNGKLTDHHGKTVDFRNVILIMTTNAGAADMARESIGFGAMTREDVQEDAVKKLFTPEFRNRLDAIVPFNYLPTEVVNRVVEKFILQLELQLADRDVHISLDEEAKNWLTAKGYDKLYGARPMGRLIQEKVKQPLAEELLFGKLVHGGEVKVKLKDDALAFEITPAAPKRPKKKPSPKVKA
- a CDS encoding TonB-dependent siderophore receptor, whose protein sequence is MNALRLSMLCCTAMIAAPAWADEAAVDSDILVTALRQASGSATKTDTPILQTPQPVTIVDDTLFEAQGAVSINDTLRYVAGVTANPYGPDSRTDGITVRGVSALQFRDGMRDIFSYYASIRADPYNFDQVELVRGPASVLFGQGAIGGIFNLVSKMPEKEMRGEFQVRYGSFDRKEALADVTGEITNGISGRIVARVRDADSQTDNVPDDRVMISPSISFELGEKTKVTLLGLYQEDDGGSTAQFLPLAGTILPNPNGQLKNSLFVGKPGWDRYDGRLLQGTGIVSHEFSDNVKLSLKARYIDSDLDYFTHYPNSYSNPTNPYLDPAQRTIALIADASRARMNIFTTDNNLRFDFDTGENVKHVLLTGVDYSWNHVRKIAGGNIELIDIYNINYAALSDYGGGLPQPTGPLEDGEQTQLGLYIQDQVRFYDRVSIVLGARQDWTKQRSFGGAWQKDKATTVRAGVIGDITSWLSPFVSYTESFEPISGIASDGNLFVPKRGRQYEAGVKLHPGKSTLLTITGFHIKESGRPIDDPSTADPFDQMQAGELTTKGFEIEGSTALPGKITLLANYSYNKAQIKGTGVQLENVPKYNASAWATKGFDLSEDALFTLGAGVRYTSRNVSYGAAFPAGIVTPSYTVADAYAEVRWQNWRFSVNATNLFGKDYYSACLARGDCFVGAARNGYATVGYRF
- a CDS encoding Ppx/GppA family phosphatase — protein: MPSGSTLRSIDQLPKQEEGRSGIIDIGSNSIRLVIYEGPARIPAILFNEKVMAGLGKGVSRDGALDPEAMERALASLARFRRLSEQMGVPNPRTVATAAVRDASNGNLFLGMVGGLGLTVELLSGEDEARMAGLGVIAAIPGADGIVGDLGGGSLELVRIADGAVRDTISFPLGVLRIGGSTLQAIGKKVDKALSESGWQGKGEGLPFYMVGGSWRSLARVDMHLTGYPLPIVHHYRMARDNAQHLVRVLSHLDRKRLREVPGLSGSRMPALLPSAALLSHVARRLGSSELVVSAYGLREGLLYDSLPEKVRGQDPLIAAAREEGARQGRFPEHGDLLDRWIAPLFEGESGDLVRYRHAACLLADVSWRAHPEFRAERGLDIGLHGNWVGVDARGRAMIAHALWVSFGGETPVEVVAQLCTPGDLQTAQRWGLAIRLAQRLSGGVADALLASRISIEGGSVTLRLDRADSALYGEPVERRHRILAQAMNCEAVLA
- a CDS encoding PepSY-associated TM helix domain-containing protein codes for the protein MKAIEPGTVKRALSVHAAIGLLAGAMLYLVSVTGAVLAFYTDLQRIEQPGAPEMTRISPEAVQRGIETVLASEKGKPNTTHLFVRLPTVDMPRATVSTDTQSQHINSDGSIAMAEEKKWSDFLFALHYTLNIPGLIGMTIVGILGVMMLALSLSGVVALPRIFRDAFRLRARDTGGIGLADWHNRLSVWTLPFTIAVALTGTVIALGTVTAYAIATASYGGKTEKVYEPIFGEEAKPDKKPAPIADVVAAFDDLARRYPDIPATFVIIHDPKTVGQHVQLMGEPRRRLIFGEYYNYDAQGRFEGAAGMDEGALGQQAASSTYKLHFGTFGGTPVKIAYLAFGLGLSAISATGTYIWLGKRRRRGMNEPRLRAAWDGVVWGAPVALVATFAARMTAGNDAPFIAIFWIGFALVVLGSILRAHRRVALPARKEALAAN